One genomic window of Coffea eugenioides isolate CCC68of chromosome 1, Ceug_1.0, whole genome shotgun sequence includes the following:
- the LOC113775683 gene encoding WAT1-related protein At5g40230-like, translated as MRNGKGRQYCYREILPFAAMVIVECANVGNSTLFKAASDQGMSFMVFVVYSFGLCSLALIPIAFIFHRNTPLPRFTLPVFGRVCLLGVLGFAAQMLGCKGLEYGSPTLSYALSNLLPAFTFALAIIFRMEKLDLKSFTSQAKILGTLVSISGALVVVLYKGLPVIRTSSQYQSLKQPVGLVSSQSNWALGGLLLALDYLVLSIWYIVQTQTVKMYPAEFLVVLFYTAGVTIVSAPVCFFLEPDLKTWSISTTIMLISLLYAAIIGTGFGTVVHTWGLKVKGPVYVALFRPLSIAIAAFMGVVFLGDTLYLGSVIGAILISIGFYVVSWGKAQEEMSEDGGVLRIESAASENVPLLG; from the exons ATGAGAAACGGCAAAGGAAGACAGTATTGTTACAGAGAGATTTTGCCATTTGCAGCGATGGTAATAGTGGAGTGTGCCAACGTGGGTAATAGCACTCTGTTTAAAGCTGCCTCTGATCAAGGAATGAGCTTCATGGTCTTCGTTGTCTACTCTTTCGGTTTATGCAGTCTCGCTCTCATACCCATCGCCTTCATTTTCCACAG GAATACTCCGCTTCCTCGGTTCACTTTACCAGTCTTTGGTAGAGTTTGTCTTCTTGGCGTTCTTGG ATTTGCAGCTCAAATGCTTGGTTGTAAGGGGCTTGAATACGGTTCGCCTACTCTATCTTATGCTCTCAGCAATCTCCTACCAGCTTTTACCTTCGCACTCGCCATTATCTTCAG AATGGAAAAGCTGGACTTAAAAAGTTTTACCAGTCAGGCCAAAATCCTAGGCACTTTGGTATCTATATCAGGTGCACTCGTGGTGGTTCTGTACAAAGGTCTGCCAGTTATAAGAACTTCTTCACAGTACCAATCTCTTAAGCAGCCTGTGGGATTAGTATCATCACAATCAAATTGGGCTCTAGGAGGCCTTCTCCTTGCCTTAGACTATCTCGTATTATCCATTTGGTACATTGTTCAG ACTCAGACGGTCAAGATGTATCCAGCAGAGTTTCTAGTTGTACTTTTCTACACTGCAGGTGTGACGATTGTATCTGCTCCAGTGTGTTTCTTTCTGGAGCCGGATTTAAAAACTTGGAGTATATCGACAACAATAATGCTTATCTCACTTTTATATGCT GCTATCATTGGTACAGGTTTTGGTACAGTTGTACACACCTGGGGCCTGAAAGTAAAAGGCCCCGTCTATGTAGCATTATTTCGACCACTGTCGATAGCCATTGCTGCTTTCATGGGTGTTGTTTTCCTTGGTGATACGCTCTATCTTGGAAG TGTGATTGGAGCTATACTGATTTCCATCGGATTTTATGTCGTCTCGTGGGGAAAAGCGCAAGAGGAAATGAGTGAGGATGGGGGAGTTCTCAGAATTGAGTCAGCTGCCTCTGAAAATGTCCCTCTATTAGGATGA